In Candidatus Binatia bacterium, one genomic interval encodes:
- a CDS encoding TlpA disulfide reductase family protein, which translates to MAFLRGALAAFALLVGLASSAPAVSEGDPAPTVKLTALDGVPMDLAEFRGKVVVLDFWATWCAPCVDQLTGLQRVSSDGALGDFVVVAASIDDDVDAPKAFLVEKFPKAKFRVAHDPGGDALASFGADGIPALYVLDRAGVVRHTHFGPGGDDDLEKTLSALLAAPPSAPARGPVD; encoded by the coding sequence GTGGCGTTTCTGAGGGGCGCGCTCGCCGCGTTCGCATTGCTCGTCGGCCTCGCTTCGAGTGCGCCGGCGGTGTCCGAGGGGGATCCGGCGCCCACGGTGAAGCTGACGGCGCTCGACGGTGTGCCGATGGATCTCGCCGAGTTCCGAGGGAAGGTCGTGGTCCTGGATTTCTGGGCCACCTGGTGTGCGCCGTGCGTCGATCAGTTGACGGGTCTCCAGCGGGTCTCGAGCGATGGGGCCTTGGGCGACTTCGTCGTCGTGGCCGCGAGCATCGACGACGACGTGGACGCACCAAAGGCGTTTCTCGTCGAGAAGTTTCCGAAGGCGAAGTTCCGGGTCGCGCATGATCCGGGCGGCGATGCCCTCGCGTCGTTCGGTGCGGACGGTATCCCGGCGCTCTACGTATTGGATCGAGCTGGCGTCGTCCGTCACACCCACTTCGGCCCGGGTGGGGACGATGATCTCGAGAAGACGCTTTCGGCACTCCTCGCGGCGCCCCCTTCCGCGCCCGCCCGGGGGCCCGTAGACTGA
- a CDS encoding ATP-binding protein, with product MEPWGVGAPGEAHPLADERNRINLSWLLLLRWGAGAGQSLTVLIVWGWLGIELPLGPLFCLIAIGAGSNLAATLWLGRAESIPEAAPAAVMLIDVAVLTGLLWVTGGPSNPFSTLYLVNIALAAAVLRPRWTWGLVVLSIGCFGLLFRVSGSEHDAMSHMAHGGLGLHFEGMFVAFAVSAVFIAYFVQRVTGELARREGELADARNARTRAERLASLGTLAAGAAHELSTPLSTIAVVARELERKLGVTVGQDEAAEDARLVREQVDRCRHILDQMSADAGEVRGDTFVAVGLAELVSESTDGLREVDRLDVLVEELDPERSLYVPKRAVVQALRAVTKNALEASSKDTSVEIRAGLEGAEWRIQVRDRGPGMSDDVLARVGEPFFTTKGPGRGMGLGVFLAQTVLSGLGGGLEMKSWPGVGTTAELRLPVTPPGETDGAAA from the coding sequence GTGGAACCCTGGGGCGTCGGCGCACCCGGCGAGGCTCATCCCCTCGCCGACGAGCGCAATCGGATCAACCTCTCGTGGCTCTTGCTGTTGCGCTGGGGCGCCGGGGCGGGGCAGAGCCTCACGGTCTTGATCGTGTGGGGATGGCTGGGCATCGAGCTCCCGCTGGGCCCGCTCTTCTGCCTGATCGCGATCGGGGCAGGGTCGAACCTGGCGGCGACGTTGTGGCTGGGGCGCGCGGAGTCGATTCCCGAGGCTGCGCCGGCGGCCGTGATGTTGATCGACGTCGCCGTGTTGACCGGTCTCTTGTGGGTGACCGGTGGGCCATCGAATCCGTTCAGCACCCTGTACCTCGTGAACATCGCGCTCGCGGCGGCCGTTCTCCGGCCGCGGTGGACGTGGGGCTTGGTGGTGCTCTCGATCGGATGCTTCGGGCTCCTCTTTCGGGTCTCGGGCTCGGAGCACGATGCGATGTCGCACATGGCCCATGGTGGTCTCGGTCTGCACTTCGAGGGAATGTTCGTTGCGTTCGCCGTGAGCGCGGTTTTCATCGCGTACTTCGTTCAGCGGGTGACCGGAGAACTCGCGCGCAGAGAGGGAGAGCTCGCCGACGCCCGGAACGCCCGGACGCGCGCGGAGCGGCTCGCGTCGCTGGGCACGCTCGCCGCCGGAGCGGCGCACGAGCTCTCGACGCCACTCTCGACCATTGCGGTCGTGGCCCGTGAGCTCGAGCGAAAGCTCGGGGTGACGGTGGGGCAGGACGAAGCGGCGGAAGATGCGCGCCTGGTCCGCGAGCAGGTCGACCGGTGTCGTCACATTCTCGATCAGATGTCGGCGGATGCCGGAGAGGTTCGTGGTGACACGTTCGTCGCGGTCGGACTTGCTGAGCTGGTGTCGGAGTCGACCGATGGACTCCGCGAGGTGGATCGCCTCGACGTCCTCGTCGAGGAACTCGACCCGGAGCGTTCGCTGTACGTACCGAAGAGGGCCGTCGTGCAAGCGCTTCGCGCGGTCACGAAGAACGCGCTGGAGGCCTCGTCCAAGGATACGTCGGTCGAGATCCGCGCCGGCCTGGAGGGAGCGGAGTGGCGCATCCAAGTCCGTGACCGCGGGCCGGGGATGTCGGACGATGTTCTCGCTCGCGTCGGCGAGCCGTTCTTCACGACGAAGGGGCCGGGCCGCGGCATGGGTTTGGGCGTCTTCCTCGCGCAAACGGTTCTTTCCGGCCTCGGCGGAGGTCTCGAAATGAAATCGTGGCCGGGCGTCGGGACGACAGCGGAGCTTCGCCTGCCGGTTACGCCGCCGGGTGAAACGGATGGAGCCGCAGCGTGA
- a CDS encoding response regulator yields the protein MSAVSVLVVDDDRVLRERLARALRDRGFDVVAAGDAEEALAVVDSTGVPDRAVVDLRMPGRSGLELVRDLRDRAPDARIVVLTGYGSIASAVEAMRLGATNYLSKPADADDVVAAFDAPDTPTDDPVESGLEAPSLARAEWEHINRVLTDCDGNVSEAARRLGLHRRSLQRKLAKMPPKT from the coding sequence GTGAGTGCCGTAAGCGTTCTGGTGGTCGATGACGACCGCGTCCTGCGTGAGCGCCTTGCGCGGGCTTTGCGCGACCGCGGCTTCGACGTCGTCGCGGCCGGCGACGCGGAGGAGGCCTTGGCCGTAGTCGACTCGACGGGTGTCCCTGATCGCGCCGTCGTGGACCTCCGCATGCCCGGCCGCTCAGGCCTCGAACTCGTCCGCGACCTACGCGACCGCGCTCCCGACGCCCGGATCGTCGTCCTCACCGGCTACGGCAGCATCGCGAGCGCGGTCGAGGCCATGCGCCTCGGGGCCACCAACTACCTCTCCAAACCGGCGGACGCGGACGATGTCGTCGCCGCCTTCGACGCCCCGGACACCCCCACCGACGACCCGGTCGAATCCGGCCTCGAGGCCCCGTCTCTGGCCCGCGCGGAGTGGGAACACATCAACCGTGTCCTCACCGACTGCGACGGAAACGTTTCAGAGGCGGCGCGTCGATTGGGGCTGCACCGCAGGTCACTGCAACGGAAGCTGGCGAAGATGCCTCCGAAGACGTGA
- a CDS encoding alpha/beta hydrolase produces the protein MAFETITLEANELRFRCLTAGDGAPVLCLHGFPDHYESFRHQLPALANAGYRAFAPMMRGYEPSSQPGRDVAAHHPMRLASDVVQWARTLGGGEPIHLVGHDWGAIAGALACLVEPTLFRSFTSIAIANFQSVEDGIRHHPIQLRNSWYILFFQLRGIADTIVARNDFAFIERLWRDWSPGWDWEPDEMERLKQTFRQPGVAWSALAYYRAMMHPFLEDSKRTRELTRAPTHVPTLTVTGADDGCMDTRLFDYIDPAQYPKGVRTERFEGAGHFVHQEKPEAFNPMLVDWLRRCE, from the coding sequence ATGGCGTTCGAAACCATCACTCTCGAAGCAAACGAGTTGCGCTTTCGGTGTCTCACGGCGGGAGACGGTGCACCCGTGCTCTGCCTCCACGGCTTCCCGGACCACTACGAGTCGTTCCGCCATCAACTCCCGGCCCTCGCGAACGCCGGCTACCGCGCCTTCGCCCCCATGATGCGGGGCTACGAACCGTCCTCCCAACCGGGCCGGGATGTGGCCGCCCACCACCCCATGCGGCTCGCGAGCGACGTGGTCCAATGGGCACGCACTCTGGGCGGGGGAGAACCGATCCATCTCGTGGGCCACGACTGGGGCGCGATCGCCGGCGCCCTCGCCTGCCTCGTCGAGCCGACCCTGTTTCGGTCGTTCACCTCCATCGCGATCGCGAACTTCCAATCCGTCGAAGACGGCATTCGCCACCACCCGATCCAGCTCCGCAACTCCTGGTACATCCTCTTCTTCCAACTCCGCGGCATCGCTGACACCATCGTCGCGCGAAACGATTTCGCATTCATCGAACGCCTCTGGCGCGACTGGTCCCCCGGTTGGGATTGGGAACCCGACGAAATGGAGCGCCTGAAACAGACGTTCCGGCAGCCCGGCGTCGCCTGGTCCGCCCTCGCCTACTACCGCGCGATGATGCATCCGTTCCTAGAGGACTCGAAACGAACACGGGAGCTGACACGCGCACCGACGCATGTTCCAACGCTCACGGTGACCGGCGCCGACGACGGTTGCATGGATACGCGGCTGTTCGACTACATCGACCCGGCGCAGTACCCCAAGGGGGTGCGGACGGAGCGGTTCGAAGGGGCCGGACACTTCGTGCACCAGGAAAAACCCGAAGCGTTCAACCCGATGTTGGTGGATTGGTTGCGGAGGTGTGAGTGA
- a CDS encoding CoA transferase: MLDILEGVRVLEVAEHGFVPSAGTALADWGADVVKVEHPERGDPTRQLVGWGVIPGTDPDVPSFMTESLFRSKQCIAIDVTKPEGHALLLQVAAKADVFLTNLLPGSRQRLGIDVDDIRRVNPKIIYARGHGQGAKGDEADAGGFDAVSFWARGSVQERLTPPGQHLIGQRPATGDFTSGLTLAGGIAGALYKRERTGHASVVDVSLLGVATWMMSPDINAAMQYGRDLPKMEAGGMPRSAVATTYLTADEKYVTLMMWQDEPRFFPIFARAAGYEDLLDDARFASPEKRAENLAELVGEIQRRFKERPRAEWVERLTGTDCIWGLNQSPIDIPDDPQVRANGYILNIDRDDGTTFRAVGAPIVFDGEAPQARHAAQSLGQATDAVLRESGATEEEIRAAEAAKAIRRS, from the coding sequence ATGCTAGATATCCTCGAAGGAGTTCGCGTGCTGGAAGTAGCGGAACACGGCTTCGTGCCGTCCGCCGGCACCGCCCTCGCCGACTGGGGGGCCGACGTCGTGAAGGTCGAACACCCCGAGCGTGGGGACCCGACGCGTCAACTGGTCGGGTGGGGCGTGATCCCCGGAACCGACCCGGACGTGCCGAGTTTCATGACGGAATCGTTGTTCCGCAGTAAGCAGTGCATCGCGATCGACGTCACGAAGCCCGAGGGGCACGCCCTGCTGCTCCAGGTCGCCGCAAAGGCCGACGTCTTCCTGACGAACCTGCTGCCGGGGAGCCGGCAGCGACTGGGCATCGACGTCGACGACATTCGACGGGTAAACCCGAAGATCATCTACGCGCGCGGCCATGGCCAGGGAGCGAAGGGCGACGAGGCGGACGCCGGGGGCTTCGACGCCGTCTCGTTCTGGGCGCGCGGCTCCGTCCAGGAACGTCTCACCCCGCCGGGCCAGCACCTCATCGGCCAGCGACCGGCGACCGGCGATTTCACGAGCGGCCTCACACTGGCCGGTGGCATCGCGGGTGCGCTGTACAAGCGCGAGCGCACGGGACACGCGAGCGTGGTCGACGTTTCTCTACTCGGCGTCGCGACATGGATGATGTCGCCCGACATCAACGCCGCGATGCAATACGGCCGCGACCTCCCAAAGATGGAGGCCGGCGGCATGCCGCGTTCGGCCGTCGCGACGACCTACCTCACCGCAGACGAGAAGTACGTGACGTTGATGATGTGGCAGGACGAACCACGGTTCTTCCCGATCTTCGCACGGGCCGCCGGCTACGAAGATCTCCTCGACGACGCGAGGTTCGCTTCCCCTGAGAAGCGCGCCGAGAACCTCGCGGAGCTCGTCGGCGAGATTCAGCGACGATTCAAGGAGCGCCCCCGCGCGGAGTGGGTCGAGCGTCTCACCGGCACGGACTGCATCTGGGGTCTGAATCAGAGCCCGATTGACATTCCGGACGACCCACAGGTCCGCGCGAACGGCTACATCCTGAATATCGACCGCGACGACGGCACGACGTTCCGCGCCGTCGGTGCGCCGATCGTGTTCGACGGCGAGGCACCGCAAGCGCGGCATGCAGCCCAGTCCCTCGGACAAGCCACCGATGCGGTCTTGCGTGAATCGGGTGCCACCGAAGAGGAGATCCGGGCCGCCGAGGCGGCGAAGGCCATCCGGCGAAGCTGA
- a CDS encoding FAD-dependent monooxygenase, with the protein MPRVLIAGAGPGGAALAFLLSRRGIDVTLLERHTDFAREFRGELLLPGGLEILQQMGLWDSYEAVPQVELRSIAAFVNGRQRVRVEFDPSVMGDIAPRWISQAHFLEMLVAKAAAHPSFSLERGMTVRDLLREDGRVVGLRCVGPDGEHDIRADLVIGADGRSSVVRRRAGLTVHEDPAPMDIVWFKVPRPAFLENDPHLRAYVGDGHLLLAAPVNEDRLQIAWIIPKGGFGGVRGRGMEACVDAMARHVSPDLSDHLKKTGAGAMEPFLLSTVSDCASEWTRPGMMVIGDAAHTMSPVGGQGLNHALRDAAVAANHLVPVLTSAGPLDGGAVDAATFAAEQERTPEISTIQRLQALPPRILFSQRSAAGIVMGIGAFFVNHGWTPPLAGRIMRQFFFGVDEVRLRV; encoded by the coding sequence ATGCCGAGGGTTCTGATCGCCGGTGCGGGCCCGGGAGGGGCCGCGCTGGCTTTCCTGCTGTCGCGCCGTGGGATCGACGTGACTCTCCTGGAGCGCCACACCGATTTTGCACGCGAGTTTCGCGGCGAGCTGCTGCTCCCTGGCGGCCTCGAGATCCTGCAGCAGATGGGACTGTGGGACTCCTATGAGGCGGTTCCGCAGGTAGAGCTCCGTTCGATCGCGGCCTTCGTGAACGGTCGGCAGCGGGTTCGAGTCGAGTTCGATCCTTCCGTCATGGGCGACATCGCCCCGCGGTGGATTTCGCAGGCGCACTTTCTCGAGATGTTAGTCGCCAAAGCCGCGGCGCATCCGTCCTTCTCTCTAGAGCGCGGGATGACCGTGCGAGATCTTCTGCGCGAGGATGGTCGCGTCGTCGGACTTCGCTGTGTCGGGCCGGACGGCGAGCACGACATTCGCGCGGACCTCGTCATCGGTGCCGACGGGCGCTCGTCTGTCGTGCGTCGGCGCGCGGGGCTAACGGTGCACGAAGACCCGGCGCCGATGGACATCGTGTGGTTCAAGGTTCCTCGTCCCGCGTTCCTGGAGAACGATCCGCACTTGCGCGCCTACGTCGGGGACGGGCACCTCCTGCTCGCCGCACCGGTGAATGAAGACCGGCTGCAGATCGCGTGGATCATTCCGAAGGGCGGTTTCGGCGGTGTACGGGGTCGCGGGATGGAAGCCTGCGTGGATGCGATGGCCAGGCACGTGTCGCCCGACCTCTCCGATCATCTCAAGAAGACCGGCGCGGGTGCGATGGAGCCGTTTCTCTTGAGCACGGTCTCGGACTGCGCCTCCGAATGGACTCGTCCGGGTATGATGGTGATCGGCGATGCCGCGCACACGATGAGCCCCGTAGGGGGGCAGGGTCTGAACCACGCCCTTCGCGATGCTGCGGTGGCCGCGAATCACCTCGTCCCCGTCCTTACGAGCGCAGGGCCGCTCGACGGGGGCGCGGTCGACGCCGCAACCTTCGCGGCCGAGCAGGAACGGACGCCGGAGATTTCCACGATCCAGCGCCTCCAGGCGCTGCCCCCGAGGATCCTCTTCAGTCAACGCAGCGCAGCGGGGATCGTGATGGGGATCGGCGCCTTCTTCGTGAACCACGGATGGACGCCGCCGCTGGCCGGGAGGATCATGCGTCAGTTCTTCTTCGGGGTCGACGAAGTCCGACTCCGCGTCTGA
- a CDS encoding cyclic nucleotide-binding domain-containing protein: MARVAKNGPDDTQARAWFDRTYPRADSFDSAQLLPEGVFLELLGERIASDPLHSVGLLHGLDKGESERFLAKTTVVEAQPGGHIVRQGELGETLFVVSNGACEVLGDEAPEHALSFLGSGDPFGKIGFLTEGRRTANVIARTPCGVVVLSAGFLRAFLNREPTVAAKVLLNL; the protein is encoded by the coding sequence TTGGCGCGCGTCGCGAAGAACGGCCCGGACGACACCCAAGCGCGCGCATGGTTCGACAGGACGTACCCGCGCGCAGACTCCTTCGACAGCGCCCAACTTCTTCCCGAGGGCGTCTTTTTGGAACTTCTCGGCGAGCGAATCGCAAGCGACCCACTGCATTCGGTCGGTCTTCTTCACGGACTCGACAAGGGAGAATCTGAGCGCTTCCTCGCGAAGACCACGGTCGTCGAAGCACAGCCGGGCGGCCACATCGTCCGACAAGGAGAGCTCGGGGAGACCCTGTTCGTCGTCTCGAACGGCGCGTGCGAGGTCCTAGGGGACGAAGCCCCCGAGCATGCCCTCTCGTTTCTCGGTTCGGGCGACCCTTTCGGCAAGATCGGCTTTCTGACCGAGGGCCGGCGTACCGCGAATGTGATCGCGCGGACGCCGTGCGGGGTCGTGGTGCTGTCCGCGGGCTTCCTGCGCGCCTTTCTCAATCGCGAGCCGACCGTCGCGGCGAAGGTCCTGTTGAATCTCTAG
- a CDS encoding CHRD domain-containing protein, with protein MSRVRLPLLAALCGLLLLPATSGAETYVWDMDASEDQVNNSGVGDGSTESAATGHANISYDHTTGLISYTVDWTALEGQLSAIHVHGPATPSQSVMPHLWNVFNDASDVVIAGVNRTTDSYSDTVLLTSIVPGTPGLVAPINLQAMVDELGYVNIHSDIWPTGEIRANLVLVTENVPVTGDHTKCTQKLQKQFEKLSKSVGRRVYNCVRLIAKGLLPGPIETCVATEDPKTTAAVVSTNKAWDGACSGFDGVGYLRFPTFGTGQPTELQEAAEQRDLDLTHAMFGPDLDLGIILESADRDAAKCQQLVIRKAQNCESAMLKEFRRCSTLGFKGTAGPAGADVPFDDPTDQALCAGDDPNGKIAKKCDTAAGKIDPIRKAIAKPCVDGGVDILSAFPACGTSDGEVLHGCVLAASRCATCKAINTASEDLAIDCDVFDDATSNASCS; from the coding sequence ATGTCCCGCGTTCGATTGCCCTTGCTTGCCGCCCTCTGTGGGCTCCTGCTCCTGCCCGCTACTTCCGGGGCAGAGACCTATGTCTGGGACATGGACGCCAGCGAGGATCAGGTGAACAACTCCGGCGTCGGGGACGGCTCGACCGAGAGCGCCGCCACCGGGCACGCGAACATTTCCTACGACCACACGACAGGCCTCATCTCGTACACGGTGGACTGGACCGCCCTCGAAGGCCAGCTTTCCGCCATCCACGTGCATGGACCGGCGACCCCCTCGCAGAGCGTGATGCCGCACCTCTGGAACGTCTTCAACGACGCGTCCGACGTCGTCATCGCCGGCGTAAACCGCACGACCGACTCCTACTCCGACACGGTTCTACTCACCTCTATCGTTCCGGGCACGCCGGGGCTCGTCGCACCGATCAACCTGCAGGCCATGGTGGATGAGCTCGGCTACGTGAACATCCACAGCGACATCTGGCCGACGGGTGAGATCCGAGCGAATTTAGTCCTCGTCACCGAGAACGTTCCTGTGACGGGCGACCACACAAAGTGCACACAGAAGCTCCAGAAGCAGTTCGAGAAGCTCTCGAAGTCGGTCGGGCGACGCGTGTACAACTGCGTGCGTCTGATCGCGAAGGGACTTCTACCCGGGCCGATCGAAACCTGTGTCGCCACCGAGGACCCGAAGACGACCGCCGCCGTCGTCAGCACCAACAAGGCGTGGGACGGAGCCTGCTCCGGTTTCGACGGCGTGGGCTATCTTCGCTTCCCCACCTTCGGCACCGGCCAGCCTACCGAACTACAGGAGGCCGCCGAGCAGCGCGACCTCGACCTCACGCATGCGATGTTCGGACCGGATCTCGACCTGGGCATCATCCTCGAGTCGGCCGATCGCGACGCAGCGAAGTGCCAGCAGCTCGTGATCCGGAAGGCTCAGAATTGCGAATCGGCGATGCTGAAGGAGTTCCGGCGTTGCTCGACTCTCGGCTTCAAGGGGACCGCAGGCCCGGCTGGCGCGGACGTCCCGTTCGACGACCCGACCGACCAGGCGCTCTGCGCGGGCGACGACCCCAACGGAAAGATCGCCAAGAAGTGCGATACGGCCGCGGGCAAGATCGACCCGATCCGCAAGGCGATCGCCAAGCCCTGCGTTGACGGCGGCGTCGACATCCTCTCGGCGTTTCCTGCCTGCGGCACGAGTGACGGTGAGGTCCTGCACGGCTGTGTGCTCGCCGCGTCGCGATGTGCGACCTGCAAGGCGATCAACACCGCGAGTGAAGACCTCGCAATCGATTGCGACGTCTTCGACGACGCCACCTCCAACGCCAGCTGCAGCTGA